In the Agrobacterium vitis genome, CTGCCAAACACTGCCCGGCGGCGGGATGGCCGTGTTTCAGGCAGTCGGCGCTTTCCGTCTGTTCTGCGGCTACGAGCCAGATGCCGAGCGGATGAGCGCCCATTTCACTGAACTTTGTGTTTCGGAGGCAGCCGCATGAGCCTGTTTTTCATCCTGAACGGTCCAAACCTCAACCTTCTCGGCCAACGTCAGCCTGAGATTTACGGTCGCGAAACCCTTGTCGATGTCGAGGACAATTGCCGCGCGATTGCCGAGGCGGCAGGACATTCGATCTTTTTCGCGCAGAGCAACCGGGAATACGAGATCATCGACTGGGTCCACGAGGCACGCGGCAAGGCGGCTGGAATCGTCATCAATCCCGGTGCCTTCACCCATACGTCGGTGGCGATCCTCGATGCCCTCAACACCTTTGAGGCACCGGTCATCGAAGTGCATATTTCCAACATCCACAAGCGGGAGGTGTTCCGGCATCACTCCTACGTTTCAACACGGGCGGAGGGCGTCATCGCGGGACTGGGCATCGAGGGCTATGAAATGGCATTGCGCCATCTTATCAGCCGCGTTGCTCGATCGGGCTGATATGCTCGGCACGCAGCACATAGCGCAGCACCATGTCGGCCACGTGGCGCGACAAGGTCTCCTGGCCGTCCGCCGTGAACAGCGCATTGCCGAAAATGACGGAAAAGCTGGCCGCGTTCGACACATTGAAAAACGACAGCGCGCTGATCTGCCAGTGCAATTCAAGCGGGTCGATGCCCTGCCGGAACAGTCCCTGCTCCTGTCCGCGCCGCAAAACGCCGTGCAGGGCCTCGATTGCCGGTTGGTTGAGACCCCTGATCGTCTCGGACAATTGCATATGGCGACCGTGATGAATATTCTCGATGATCACCATACGGATGAAGGCAGGGTTGCGGCGGTGATGGTCGAAGGTAAACCGACAGAGCTTGTCGAGGGCGGCGATGGGATCGAGCCCTTCCAGCTCCAGGTCCATTTCTCCGCCGCGCACTTTGCCATAGGCTTCCTCCAGAACGCGCTGGTAAAGCCCTTCCTTGTCTCCGAAATAATAGTAGATCATCCGCTTGGACGTGCGGGTTCTGGCGGCAATCTCATCAATCCGCGCACCCGACAGGCCGTTTTGCGAAAACTCGTCCATCGCCACCGACAGAATGTCGCGGCGAACGCCTTCGGGATCCCGTTTGGCCGGGTCCCGTTTGCCAGACTCCCCTTTGGCCGGGCGAGCCTCTTTACCGTCTTGCGTGGTTGCGTCCCGTTTCATCATCCATCCGCCGCCAGGCCGCAGCGCCAGGCTCTACTTCTTAACCAAGCAGTACATAAAGCCGGAAAGGAAGCAATATGGCAAGCCCAGACAAAAGCGACCGGACGAGCACCCATGCCAGCACCCATTCACGCCCCGGGACAGTAACCATGCGGACATCGATTGCCACCGTATCGATCAGTGGGGAATTTCCGGAAAAGCTGGCAGCCATTGCCAAGGCTGGCTTTAGCGGCGTCGAAATTTTCGAAAACGACTTCCTGACTTATGACGCCTCGCCCCGGGATGTGGCGAAAATGGTCGCCGACCACGGCCTCGACATCACCCTGTTCCAACCCTTCCGCGATTTCGAAGGCATGCCGGAACTGCACCGCGCCCGCGCTTTCGAGCGGGCCGAGCGCAAATTCGAGATCATGGATGAGCTTGGCACCGACCTGATGCTGATCTGCTCAAATGTCTCGCCAATCTCGCTGGGCGGCATCGACCGGGCCGCCGCCGATTTCCAGGAACTGGGCGAACGCGCCGCAAAGCATGGCGTCCGCGTCGGCTACGAGGCGCTCGCCTGGGGCCGTCACGTCAACGATCACAGGGATGCCTGGGAAGTCGTCCGCCGGGCAAACCATGCCAATGTCGGCCTGATCCTCGACAGTTTTCACACCCTGTCGCGCAAGATCGATCCAAACTCGATCCGTTCGATTCCCGGCGACAAGATCTTCATCGTCCAACTGGCGGATGCGCCGCTTTTCGACATGGATCTGCTCTACTGGAGCCGCCATTTCCGCAATATGCCCTGCGAAGGCGATTTGCCGGTGGTCGATTTCATGCGCGCCGTGGCAGCCACAGGCTATACCGGGCCGCTATCCCTGGAGATTTTCAACGACCAGTTCCGAGGAGGATCACCGCGAGCCATTGCCGAGGACGGCCACCGCTCGCTGGTCTACCTCATGGACCAGGTCCAACGCCTCGAACCCGATATCCGGCTCAGCGCCCCTGCCATGCCAGCCCCTGTCGAAACCCAGGGCGTCGAATTCGTGGAATTTGCGACATCGGTCGAGGAAAAACAGGATCTGGCAGCATTCTTAGCGACGCTCGGCTTTTCGAAAACCGCGACCCATCGCAACAGGGATCTTGACCTCTACACCCAGGGCGACATCCGCATTCTCATCAACACCGATACGACGAACAACAGTTTTGCCGGCGCGTCCTACGCAATCCACGGAACCAGTGCCTACGCCTTCGGCATGAAGGTGGGGCACGCAGAGGACGCCTTGAAACGTGCCACGGCGTTGGGGGCAACCAGCTTCTCCGAACCACGCAAACCGGGCGAAGTACCCGTGCCCGCCATTCAAGGCGTGAGCAATGGCGTCATTTATTTCCTTGATGACACGCCTGCCCTGTCCGGCATCTGGAAACAGGAATTCAAAGACGTAGACGCCGATCAGGCTCCGGCAAATACCCGCCTGACCCGTATCGACCATCTCGCCCAGACAACCCGCTATGACGAGATGCTGACATGCCTGCTGTTTTACGGCTCGATCTTCGCCACGCGGCGCACGCCCATGGTCGATGTGGTCGATCCGGGCGGGCTGGTGCGCAGCCAGGCCATCGAAAGCAAGCCATATCCTCGTTTCAGGGTGACGTTGAACGGCGCGGATAACCGGAAAACCGTCGCCGGAAAGTTTCTCGAAGAAGGCTTCGGCACCAGCATCCAGCATATCGCCCTGGCGACCGACGATATCTTTGCGACGGCGCAGGCACTCTCAGCCTGCGGCTTCCAGGCGCTGACCATCTCGCGCAACTATTATGACGATCTGGAAGCCCGCTTCGGTCTGGAGCCGGATTTTGCCGATGCACTACGTTCGGCCAGCATCCTTTACGACCGCGACGACAATGGCGAGTATTTCCAGATCTACAGCCGCACCTTCGGTGAGGGCTTTTTCTTCGAAATCGTCGAGAGGCGCGGCGCCTATGGTGGTTATGGTGCGATGAACGCCCCGTTCCGTATAGCAGCACAAAGACGGCAACTGCGCCCGGATGGCGTTCCGAGATAACAATGACTGCCGTCATCGCAGACGATTTGTTCGCCTCAATCTGAACCGGACAGATCGTCTTTGCTCTTGTTTTTTTGCCTTTTCGGGAAAATCAGGCCCCGCTTTTCCTAAGGCAAACTTTAATGCGTCACGGCCAGCATATCCTCGATCTCGGTCCAATCCTGGAGCAAGCTTTCACGCGAACCGCTGACGCGGACCTGGCCGCGTTCGATAACCATGCCCTGTTCGGCGATTTCAAGCGCCAGTTTCGCATGCTGTTCAACGATGATCATCGACATTTCGCTTTCCTTGCGAAGCTTGATAAGCGCTTCAAGCAGCATATCGACAATAACCGGCGCTAAGCCCTCAAAAGGTTCATCCAGCAGGAGGCAGGTCGGTTGGCTCATCAACGCACGGCCTATCGCCAACATCTGCTGCTCTCCACCGGAAAGCTGGTTGCCACCATTTTTCCGCCGTTCTGCAAGACGGGGAAAAAGATCGTAGACCCGCTCCATCGTCCATCCTCGGCGAAGATCGGCGATGCGCAGGTTTTCCTCGACGCTCAAGGTGGCAAAAATCTGCCGCTCCTGCGGCACGAAGCCTATGCCAAGCCGGCAGCGTTGG is a window encoding:
- the aroQ gene encoding type II 3-dehydroquinate dehydratase, producing MSLFFILNGPNLNLLGQRQPEIYGRETLVDVEDNCRAIAEAAGHSIFFAQSNREYEIIDWVHEARGKAAGIVINPGAFTHTSVAILDALNTFEAPVIEVHISNIHKREVFRHHSYVSTRAEGVIAGLGIEGYEMALRHLISRVARSG
- a CDS encoding TetR family transcriptional regulator, producing the protein MKRDATTQDGKEARPAKGESGKRDPAKRDPEGVRRDILSVAMDEFSQNGLSGARIDEIAARTRTSKRMIYYYFGDKEGLYQRVLEEAYGKVRGGEMDLELEGLDPIAALDKLCRFTFDHHRRNPAFIRMVIIENIHHGRHMQLSETIRGLNQPAIEALHGVLRRGQEQGLFRQGIDPLELHWQISALSFFNVSNAASFSVIFGNALFTADGQETLSRHVADMVLRYVLRAEHISPIEQRG
- a CDS encoding sugar phosphate isomerase/epimerase and 4-hydroxyphenylpyruvate domain-containing protein, producing MRTSIATVSISGEFPEKLAAIAKAGFSGVEIFENDFLTYDASPRDVAKMVADHGLDITLFQPFRDFEGMPELHRARAFERAERKFEIMDELGTDLMLICSNVSPISLGGIDRAAADFQELGERAAKHGVRVGYEALAWGRHVNDHRDAWEVVRRANHANVGLILDSFHTLSRKIDPNSIRSIPGDKIFIVQLADAPLFDMDLLYWSRHFRNMPCEGDLPVVDFMRAVAATGYTGPLSLEIFNDQFRGGSPRAIAEDGHRSLVYLMDQVQRLEPDIRLSAPAMPAPVETQGVEFVEFATSVEEKQDLAAFLATLGFSKTATHRNRDLDLYTQGDIRILINTDTTNNSFAGASYAIHGTSAYAFGMKVGHAEDALKRATALGATSFSEPRKPGEVPVPAIQGVSNGVIYFLDDTPALSGIWKQEFKDVDADQAPANTRLTRIDHLAQTTRYDEMLTCLLFYGSIFATRRTPMVDVVDPGGLVRSQAIESKPYPRFRVTLNGADNRKTVAGKFLEEGFGTSIQHIALATDDIFATAQALSACGFQALTISRNYYDDLEARFGLEPDFADALRSASILYDRDDNGEYFQIYSRTFGEGFFFEIVERRGAYGGYGAMNAPFRIAAQRRQLRPDGVPR
- a CDS encoding ABC transporter ATP-binding protein — its product is MTADLLEIRNVVSGYGPTRIINGIDLTLPMGGGLALLGRNGAGKTTLLCTIAGRLPLKEGSIRFNSAEIGGLSPSQRCRLGIGFVPQERQIFATLSVEENLRIADLRRGWTMERVYDLFPRLAERRKNGGNQLSGGEQQMLAIGRALMSQPTCLLLDEPFEGLAPVIVDMLLEALIKLRKESEMSMIIVEQHAKLALEIAEQGMVIERGQVRVSGSRESLLQDWTEIEDMLAVTH